GCAAGCGGACGTCTGCCTTGATGCCGGTGTCGAGAAGGAGGCCTGCCCGCTCAACCTGGCGCCCACTTCCAGCACCACGGTTACACTGGCGTTGGGTGACGCCCTGGCCATAGCGCTGTATCGTTCCCGGGAATTCACCCCGGAAGATTTCGCCCGGTCTCACCCGGGGGGCAGACTGGGTCGTCGGCTGCTGATGTACGTCAGCGATGTCATGCATACCGGTGATACCATTCCGATGGTCGGGGAGAAAGCCAGGCTCCAGGAGGCATTACTGGAAATGACCAGCAAGGGCCTGGGCATGACCGGCATCATCGATGCCGACAAAAAGTTGCTGGGCATATTTACTGACGGTGATCTGCGCCGGAATCTCAATCGCGGCGTAGACCTGTACAATTCGGCCATCGTTGAGCTGATGACAGCAAACCCCATTACGACGCAGCCGGACAAACTGGCAGCGGAAACCGTGCAGCTCATGCGCGAACGCAAGATTAACGGCCTGATTGTCGTGGATGATTCCAACAAGGTAGTCGGCGCCCTGAACATGCATGATTTACTGAAGGCAGGAATTGTTTAATGACTGAGATTATCCCGCTTCCTTTTGCGGTCAGCGACGAAGTCCTTGAGCGCGCAAGCAAGGTCCGGCTGGTACTGTTTGATGTTGACGGTGTCATGACTGACAGCAGCCTGTTTATTGGCGATGACGGTCAGGAATACAAGGCATTCAACTCGAAAGACGGTCACGGTATCAAGATGATGCAACGCACGGGCATTGATGCCGGCATCATTACCGGCCGCACATCCGAGGTAGTCAGGCACCGGGTCCGGGATCTCGGCATCAAGCACGTATTCCAGGGCTGCGCTGACAAGCTGCCTGTTTACGAACAGCTGATCAAGGACCTGGGCATATCCGCAGACCAGACAGCTTTTGTTGGCGATGACGTGGTTGATCTGCCCATTATGCTGCGGGCCGGCCTGGCCATATGTGTTGCTGACGGTCATGCCCTGGTCAAACAGCACTCCCACTGGGTCACACCAACCAATGGTGGTCGCGGCGCAGTACGTGAAGTGACTGAAATGATGATGTTTGCCCACGGCAAATACAGCTCCACCATGGAGCAGTATCTTTAATTATCAATGAAAGCCGGACAGAAACGCTTTGCCCAACTGATGCTGGCCGCCGGACTGGCGACCATTGCCTGGTGGGCAATGGACAACCAGATCGGCACTCACGACGCACCATCCCTGTCCTCGGCCAACCTGCCCGACTACACTATCGATAATTTTTCCGCTACCCGCCTCAATGCCAACGGCACGCCTCGACACCAGTTGTCTGCGGATCATTACCGGTATTTCGCCGTTAACGATTCTGCCGAACTTGTCAGGCCGCACCTGGTGCAATACAGCCAGGGTAATGCCCCCACGCATACGCGCGCCGATACGGGAACGCTGAATCCCAAACAGAAATCTATTGTGATGCGTGGCAATGTGGAAGTGCGCCAGGGCAAGCAGACAGAACGGGGACCGATCCAGTTACGTACCAATGAACTCACTGTCGAACTGCAATAATGCGCGGAATAACTGCTCATAGTCTCGCCGCCTTTGTCCTGCTGAGCCCGGTATTTATCGGCTCGACTGGTGCAACCGAGACGGCAGGGAAAAGAAACCTTGTCCCGATTTCGGTTTCAGCCAACAAAGTCAGCTATAACCAGAAACAACAACTTGCCGTGTACACCGGCCAGGTCAGGATCACCCAGGGCACCATTCGCTTCCAGGCTGATCGGGCCCGGACCCGTGGCAGCAATGGACCGAGACCCCAACGCATCCTGGCCTGGGGCGCACCGTTGACGGTATCGGACAAGTCCGGCGAAAAATCGGTCCACATCGAAGCCAGTGAGGCTGATTACAATACCGATTCTTCAATGCTGGTGTTAACCGGGAGAGTGCGAATAAACTACGATGGCGACGTGTTCGAATCGGAGCGGCTTTTCTATCACCCGCCTTCGGGTCGTCTATGGTCCAGCGAGCAGGGCAATGCCGGAAAATCAACCCCGGTTACGGCCATCATCAAACGTAAATCAGCACCGGGAAACACTCCGTGACAACCTTACAGGCTGAACACCTGGCCAAAAGCTACAAGGGCCGCGAAGTGGTCATTGATGCCTCCATCACGGTCGCAGCAGGCGAAATTGTTGGCCTGCTGGGTCCGAATGGAGCCGGCAAAACAACCTGTTTCTATATGATCGTGGGCCTGATACAACCGGATGCCGGTGTCATTTCGCTGAATGGCCAGGATATCACCTCGCTGGCCATGCACAAGCGTGCGCAAAAAGGCCTGGGCTACCTGCCCCAGGAACCCTCGGTATTTCGCAAGCTGTCTGTTGAAGACAACATCATGGCCATTCTGGAAACCCGGCCGGACCTGGACAGCAATGAGCGCCAGGAGCGCCTGGACGCGCTGCTGCATGATCTGCACATTACCGAGCGGCGCAAAAACCTGGGTATCAGCCTGTCTGGGGGTGAACGTCGACGTGTCGAAATCGCCCGGGCGCTGGCGACCGAACCCAGGTTCATTCTGCTCGACGAGCCATTCGCTGGCGTCGACCCGATCTCGGTTATCGAAATTCAGCAACTTATCCGACATTTGCAGAGCAAACAGATTGGCGTCCTGATTACGGATCACAATGTTCGTGAAACCCTGAAAATCTGCGATCGCGCCTACATTCTCAGTAATGGCCACATCATGGCATCAGGCTCGGCCGAACAGGTGCTGGCAAACGAAGACGTCAAGAAAGTCTACCTGGGTGCAGATTTCCGGCTCTAGGCCAAGCAAGGTTTTACAATCGTTTTAGAAAGCAGCCAGCCCGACCATGTTCTTTCCCTGATAAAATCGACTACACTCAGGACATAAGCAAATTGCATACCAATTTCAGGCATATCACTCGGCAGGCATGAAACCAACTCTGGAACTCAAACTCGGTCAGCACCTGACCATTACACCGCAGCTTCAGCAGGCAATCCGGTTGTTGCAATTGTCATCCCTGGAACTGCAACAGGAAATCCAGGAGGCCCTCGAAACCAACCCGTTACTAGAAGAAGAAGAAAGTATCACCCTGGACAAAACCGACCAGTCCCTGGACGCCGACTTCACCCCTGATACCGACCTGGAGGCAACCGACGACCGAATGGATCACGTCGGCCCCAGCGAAAACGATATTTCTCCTGAAGATCACGAATGGCAACAGGCCAACGACTTCACGAGCAGCAGTACCAGCAACCGGGCCGATGGCGACGATTTGCCTGACCTGGAGTCGCGCAACAGCGCTCCCGAGTCCCTCCGGGACCATCTTGAATGGCAGCTGCATATGACCCCCATGTCAGCACGCGACCTGGAAATCGCCTACACCCTGATCGATTCCATCAATGATGATGGCTACCTCAGTACAACTATCGAAGATATCGCTGAAACCGTAAGCCATGATCTGCCCAAAGACGAACCGGTGGAAATCGAGGAAGTGGAAGCCGTGCTGCACCAGGTTCAGAATTTTGACCCGCTGGGCGTAGGCGCAAGAGACCTGGCTGAATGCATTCAAATCCAGCTTCGACAACTTCCGACCGATACCCCCTGGCTTGATGCGGCACGATCACTTGCCACGACGGAGAATCTGGCCACGCTGGCCCGTCGGGACTCCAACCTGTTGAAAAAGCTGACAAAACTCAGCAATGATGAGCTCCAGGGCGCGGTGAGCCTGATCCAGGCCATGAATCCACGGCCGGGTGCCGGCGTCAACGCCCCGCAGGCGGCCTACGTTATCCCTGATGTTATTGTTCGGAAATACAAGGGCATCTGGCGTGTCGAACTCAATGGCGAAGTATCGCCACGTTTGCGGGTCAACGAGTTTTACCACGGCATGATCAATACCGACCAGGCCGGTAAGGACAAAAAATACCTGCAGGAACAGCTTCAGCACGCAAAATGGTTCATCAAGAGCGTCAACAGTCGCAACGACACACTGCTGAAAGTGGCCCGAACCATTGTTGACCGGCAGCGCGCGTTCTTCGACCACGGGCCGGAAGCGATGAAACCGTTGGTGCTGCACGATATCGCTGAAGCCGTGGAAATGCATGAATCAACCATTTCCCGGGTCACCACCAATAAATATATGCTCACACCCAGAGGGATTCTGGAGTTAAAATACTTCTTCTCCAGCCATGTCAGCACCAGCGATGGCGGCACCTGTTCAGCTACGGCCATTCGCTCCCTGATCAGAAAGCTGGTAGAGGAAGAATCACCTGACAAGCCCATTAGTGACAGCAAGATAGCCAAGCTACTGGAGGCGGAAGGAATTAACGTTGCACGGCGGACCGTGGCCAAATACCGGGAGTCCATGAATATACCGCCGTCCAGCCAACGCAAAGCCCTGGTTTAACAGACCGGAATACGAAACAGGAGAGGTAGAATGCAAATTACAGTTACTGGTCAGCAAATGGACGTTACCGAGCCGCTTCGCAACTACGCGACGGAGAAAATGGAGCGCATCGAAAAACACTTTGATCATGTAACCACTACCAATATCGTTCTGCACACGGAAAAGAACCGCCATCTCGCAGAAGCTACCATTCACGCTACCGGTACCACGATTCACGCCAACGCCGAAGGTGATGACATGTACGCAGTTCTCGACTCGCTGATCGACAAGCTGGATCGCCAGGTCATCAAGCACAAGGAAAAACTGACGGACCATCGCCGCAGCGACGGCAGCCTGCACAAGAAATCGGCTGTCTAGCGCCGTTTCGACTTAGAAAGGAAATCGCCTTACCATGTCGCTTTCCGAACTGGTGTCGCCCAATCGCGTTGTTCTTGGACTGGAAGTCTCCAGCAAGAAACGCCTGCTGGAGCGCATGGGGGAATTGCTGCACGAAGACCAGCCTGAACTGGACGTGCATACTGCATTTCAGTCGTTGTTTGAGCGCGAACGGCTGGGCAGCACCGGCATTGGTCGTGGTGTTGCCCTGCCTCACGGACGAATGGCCGGACTGACACAGGCTGTTGGCGCCTTTGCCGTGCTGCACCAGCCCCTGGATTTTGAATCTGTTGACCAGCAACCGGTACAAATGGTGTTTGCACTACTGGTACCGGAAGAAGCCAACGAAACCCACCTGCAGATACTTTCACAACTCGCACGATTGTTTGACCGACAGGACTTGCGAGAACAGTTGCTTCGTGCCCAAAATAGGGAACAATTATACGAAACACTGACGCAACCAACACAAGACTGAACAGGAACAGGGGTGATTACCTCAGACACGCTCAACAGCCCCAGCCTCACTGCCACCGACCTGTTTCAGGCCGAGGAAACTCAGCTATCACTGGAATGGCTGGCTGGCAAGGATGGTGGACACAAGCTGCTCGAACCTGCGACCGCTAAGTATCCCGGCATGGCCCTGGTGGGACATTTGAACTATGTTCATCCCAACCGGGTTCAGGTACTCGGAGATACCGAGGCCGAATACCTGAACAACCTTGACGCCAAACGTCATGCCGAACTTGTCAATGACCTGTGCAGTTGCCCGAAAACCGCGGTCATTGTTCTGGCGACAAAGAACCAGGTGGACGGCTTGCTTGATCGTGCAAACCAGACCGCGACCCCGGTATTTCGCTCACCGTTGCCAAGCCCGGTTGTTATCGAATACCTGCAATACTTCCTGACCCGCGCACTGGCGCCACGACTGACGGCACACGGTGTCTACATGGAAGTGCTGGGCATGGGCGTATTCATTACCGGCGAGAGCGGTATAGGCAAAAGCGAACTGGCACTTGAACTGCTTAGCCGCAATCATCGACTGATTGCCGATGACGTCACCGAGTTCGTCAAGGTCGGTCCCGATGTTCTTGTTGGCCAGTGTCCCGAACTGCTCAGCGATTACATGGAGGTTCGCGGCCTGGGCATAATCAACGTCCGCACCATGTTTGGCGAAACTGCCGTGCGTCGTCGCAAACGTCTTCATCTTATCGTCAACCTGAAACAACTGACCAGGGACAATGCCGCCAAAATCGACAGACTCCAGTCAGAACAACTGACGCGCAACCTGCTCTCCAGCGAGATACCCGAGGTGATTCTGTACGTTGCCCCGGGACGCAACCTTGCCGTGCTGGTTGAAGCTGCAACCCAGGCTTATATTCTCAGGACACGCGGAATCAATCCGCTCAGTGACTTCGTGGACAGGCACCAGAAGGCGCTCGAAAAGAACGGTCAATGAAACTCTATATCGTCAGCGGCCTGTCCGGCTCAGGAAAAACCATTGCGCTCCAGGTCCTGGAAGATATGGGGATGTATTGCATAGACAACCTGCCTGCCGCCCTGCTGCCAGCACTGGTTGGCCAACTGCTTGTCAACAACAAGGATAGTCGATCATTGAATGCCGCCGTGGGGATTGATGCGCGCAACCTGACCTCCCTGGAAACAATTCCCGAAGCACTTGATGAGTTGAAAGCCCTGGGCGCGGAACGACATATTATTTTTCTCGAAAGCGAGGAAAACATTTTGCTGCGCCGCTTTCGTGAAACCCGGCGCAAGCATCCGATGATCGGGGAAACTGACTCGCTCACCAACAGTATTCGCCTGGAGCGGGAACGACTGAAACATCTTTCACTGGCTGCAGATATTCGCATTGATACTACTCATACAACGCCGCATGACCTGCGACAACTGGTTCGCGAGTTCGTCAATCTCAGTCACCAGCAGGGTGTTGTACTGGTATTTGAATCGTTTGGTTTCAAGCATGGCGCACCGCTGGATGCTGACTATGTCTTTGATGTGCGCTGCCTGCCCAATCCTTACTGGCAATCGGAATTGCGCAGCCTGACCGGGCTAGACGAAGCGGTAATCAATTTTATGCATGAGCACGAAGAAGTCTCGCAAATGAAAGATGATATCGCAGGCTTCCTGGAGCGCTGGCTGCCGGGATTTATACGCGAACAGCGTAGCCATATCACCATCGCTCTTGGCTGCACCGGTGGCCAGCATCGCTCCGTGTACATGGCTGAACAGCTTGCGAAACATTTCTTTGAAAGTGGTACCACAACCCAGACACGACACCGGGAGTTGCCATGATCAGCCTCGTGCTCGTCACCTATGAAGGCATAGGCTCCCAGATGATAGAAGCCGTGGCACATGTGCTGGGTTATCGCCCCGAAAACCTGGAAGCATTGCCCGCCACGCACAATGAAACTCCCGAGTCCCTGGCACCAAAACTTGAAAGTGTAATCAACCGGCTTGACCGTAAAGATGGTATACTGATACTGGTTGATTTGTATGGCACTACCCACAGCAACGTGGCATCCCGCTTTATAGCCGGGGATGAAGTCAGGATGATTGCCGGGCTGAATCTGTCAATGCTGGTTCGCGCCATTACCTACCGCAATGAGGACATGACCAGGCTGACAACCAAGGTTCACGACGGCGGCCAGGAAGGGATACGGATGTGCAACAAACTGGACAATTACAGCGACCTGATACCATGA
The nucleotide sequence above comes from Gammaproteobacteria bacterium. Encoded proteins:
- the ptsN gene encoding PTS IIA-like nitrogen regulatory protein PtsN; amino-acid sequence: MSLSELVSPNRVVLGLEVSSKKRLLERMGELLHEDQPELDVHTAFQSLFERERLGSTGIGRGVALPHGRMAGLTQAVGAFAVLHQPLDFESVDQQPVQMVFALLVPEEANETHLQILSQLARLFDRQDLREQLLRAQNREQLYETLTQPTQD
- the lptC gene encoding LPS export ABC transporter periplasmic protein LptC produces the protein MKAGQKRFAQLMLAAGLATIAWWAMDNQIGTHDAPSLSSANLPDYTIDNFSATRLNANGTPRHQLSADHYRYFAVNDSAELVRPHLVQYSQGNAPTHTRADTGTLNPKQKSIVMRGNVEVRQGKQTERGPIQLRTNELTVELQ
- the kdsC gene encoding 3-deoxy-manno-octulosonate-8-phosphatase KdsC, whose translation is MTEIIPLPFAVSDEVLERASKVRLVLFDVDGVMTDSSLFIGDDGQEYKAFNSKDGHGIKMMQRTGIDAGIITGRTSEVVRHRVRDLGIKHVFQGCADKLPVYEQLIKDLGISADQTAFVGDDVVDLPIMLRAGLAICVADGHALVKQHSHWVTPTNGGRGAVREVTEMMMFAHGKYSSTMEQYL
- the lptB gene encoding LPS export ABC transporter ATP-binding protein, producing MTTLQAEHLAKSYKGREVVIDASITVAAGEIVGLLGPNGAGKTTCFYMIVGLIQPDAGVISLNGQDITSLAMHKRAQKGLGYLPQEPSVFRKLSVEDNIMAILETRPDLDSNERQERLDALLHDLHITERRKNLGISLSGGERRRVEIARALATEPRFILLDEPFAGVDPISVIEIQQLIRHLQSKQIGVLITDHNVRETLKICDRAYILSNGHIMASGSAEQVLANEDVKKVYLGADFRL
- the hprK gene encoding HPr(Ser) kinase/phosphatase; translation: MITSDTLNSPSLTATDLFQAEETQLSLEWLAGKDGGHKLLEPATAKYPGMALVGHLNYVHPNRVQVLGDTEAEYLNNLDAKRHAELVNDLCSCPKTAVIVLATKNQVDGLLDRANQTATPVFRSPLPSPVVIEYLQYFLTRALAPRLTAHGVYMEVLGMGVFITGESGIGKSELALELLSRNHRLIADDVTEFVKVGPDVLVGQCPELLSDYMEVRGLGIINVRTMFGETAVRRRKRLHLIVNLKQLTRDNAAKIDRLQSEQLTRNLLSSEIPEVILYVAPGRNLAVLVEAATQAYILRTRGINPLSDFVDRHQKALEKNGQ
- the lptA gene encoding lipopolysaccharide transport periplasmic protein LptA, with product MRGITAHSLAAFVLLSPVFIGSTGATETAGKRNLVPISVSANKVSYNQKQQLAVYTGQVRITQGTIRFQADRARTRGSNGPRPQRILAWGAPLTVSDKSGEKSVHIEASEADYNTDSSMLVLTGRVRINYDGDVFESERLFYHPPSGRLWSSEQGNAGKSTPVTAIIKRKSAPGNTP
- the rapZ gene encoding RNase adapter RapZ encodes the protein MKLYIVSGLSGSGKTIALQVLEDMGMYCIDNLPAALLPALVGQLLVNNKDSRSLNAAVGIDARNLTSLETIPEALDELKALGAERHIIFLESEENILLRRFRETRRKHPMIGETDSLTNSIRLERERLKHLSLAADIRIDTTHTTPHDLRQLVREFVNLSHQQGVVLVFESFGFKHGAPLDADYVFDVRCLPNPYWQSELRSLTGLDEAVINFMHEHEEVSQMKDDIAGFLERWLPGFIREQRSHITIALGCTGGQHRSVYMAEQLAKHFFESGTTTQTRHRELP
- a CDS encoding KpsF/GutQ family sugar-phosphate isomerase translates to MSQSIRFQDHARAVIELEADALQALSSRINADFDQACQILLETRGRVVVAGMGKSGHIGGKIAATLASTGTPAFFVHPGEASHGDLGMITPEDSVIAISNSGETDEILTILPIIKRMGVKLIALTGGLKSSLARQADVCLDAGVEKEACPLNLAPTSSTTVTLALGDALAIALYRSREFTPEDFARSHPGGRLGRRLLMYVSDVMHTGDTIPMVGEKARLQEALLEMTSKGLGMTGIIDADKKLLGIFTDGDLRRNLNRGVDLYNSAIVELMTANPITTQPDKLAAETVQLMRERKINGLIVVDDSNKVVGALNMHDLLKAGIV
- the raiA gene encoding ribosome-associated translation inhibitor RaiA, coding for MQITVTGQQMDVTEPLRNYATEKMERIEKHFDHVTTTNIVLHTEKNRHLAEATIHATGTTIHANAEGDDMYAVLDSLIDKLDRQVIKHKEKLTDHRRSDGSLHKKSAV
- a CDS encoding RNA polymerase factor sigma-54 — its product is MKPTLELKLGQHLTITPQLQQAIRLLQLSSLELQQEIQEALETNPLLEEEESITLDKTDQSLDADFTPDTDLEATDDRMDHVGPSENDISPEDHEWQQANDFTSSSTSNRADGDDLPDLESRNSAPESLRDHLEWQLHMTPMSARDLEIAYTLIDSINDDGYLSTTIEDIAETVSHDLPKDEPVEIEEVEAVLHQVQNFDPLGVGARDLAECIQIQLRQLPTDTPWLDAARSLATTENLATLARRDSNLLKKLTKLSNDELQGAVSLIQAMNPRPGAGVNAPQAAYVIPDVIVRKYKGIWRVELNGEVSPRLRVNEFYHGMINTDQAGKDKKYLQEQLQHAKWFIKSVNSRNDTLLKVARTIVDRQRAFFDHGPEAMKPLVLHDIAEAVEMHESTISRVTTNKYMLTPRGILELKYFFSSHVSTSDGGTCSATAIRSLIRKLVEEESPDKPISDSKIAKLLEAEGINVARRTVAKYRESMNIPPSSQRKALV